The Paenibacillus beijingensis nucleotide sequence CGGAGTTTGCGTCCCATAAATTCCATCGGGTCTAGTTCACCTTCACTTCCCGTACACCGAAATATTTAGTCCCCTCGATATCCACATGCGTGTCAAAGGCAATCTGGCTGTGTCCGTTGCCGTCGCTGACGGTAACCTTCCAATAATAAGTTCCCGGCTGGAGCGATTTCAGCTGAACGGCGGTTCCGCTAGTCGTCTGCCGCTTGACGACGGACGTAATGGCGGGATCCTTTGCGAGTGTCCACTCGTAAACGAGATCGTCTCCCTGCAGGTCGAAGGAACGCTCCCATGGAAACGTAACCGTGTCTCCCTTCTGCAGAATATCGCCGAGGAAGAACGGTTTGGGCCGGAGCAAATCCTCCTTGAACCGCTGCATGGAACGCGCCGGCGTGGAGGCGATTTGCCGGTATTGCTCATCCATCCGGCCGAATTGAATCGGCAAGAAGCCGATATCGGGATAATTCTTCATGACAGGCTGGACAACGGGGGCATACCGGGACAGCAGCCTGGAAACCGTTGTTTCATTAATATAAGATTGATAAAGCTCATTCATCTTCGCTTCAAGCAGTCTGACATTCTCTTCGCTGCGGAAGAAGCGGTTGTGCAGCTTGACCCCCCAATAATAGCTGATCCCGGTTGCATAAGGGCTTAATCTTCCCTTCAATCTCTCGAGTTCCCATCCTCCGTCATAATCCCACGGCAGAAAGTACCACTTATTGGAGTTTAAAGGCGAATAGATAAGGAAGTTATGCGAACTCGTATCCATATTGTCCATCAGTATGTTGGAAGCGACCCAAGTCAAATAGTTGTCCAGATCAAAATGCTTCTCCATCACCTGGTTAATCGGGATCGAGAGATTATTGACATCATCCAGCATCCCGAGCAGCTTCTGATGCTCTCCATAACCTTCGATGGACAGCCTCGTTTCGAACTTGGCCTTATTGTAGGCAGGATCGTCATGTGCCTTCAGCTCGTCCGGATAACGCAGAAACTCGAACATTTCGGCCTTGTACAGATAGCCGTACGGGTCAAGCCGATGGGTGCGAAGAAACCGTTTGTTCGGCTGCTCGACATGAGTGAACAGCCCGTAGTCCTGAAAGCCTGTGCCGGCGGAACCCCGGCTGTCGCTCAAATCCTTGACGAACAGACGGATAAACTGGGTGCGCAAACCGGCCATATCCGGGATCGTTTCGAACAGGTCGAAGCTCAGTTTATTGCGCACACGCGAAGGATCGGGAGAATGCTTGTTCAAGTTAAGCGTTCGCTGGCCGCGCCAAAGACCGCCCTGGTCATCGAGCTTGATTTTATAGGACCGTTGCGCTGAGTAGCGGGTGGAGTTCCCGCGCAGACCGATGGTGGCATTGGCTTCCTTTGCGCTGTAGCCGTAACCATCCGCGGCAGGGCCGCTGCCATCCGGCGAGCCCTCCTGCACGACCGCCTTCAGCGTTCCTTCATATTCCCCGCCTTCCATACTGTTAAGCCGATACCAGTCGAACGGATTCGGCCCGCCGCTTTCATCGGGGAGAACCGTCACATAGAAAGCGGTGATCGAGTTGTCCTGATCGCTCTCATAAAGCCGCTTGTCCTCCACCAGCTTGTCCGGCGTAACGGCGGTTTGCGGCGGCTTTTCCGCTTCTGTCGCTTCCAAGGTTTCATTCGTCGCAGAGTCGTTGGTACAAGCGCCGAGAAGCACGGCCAATGCCAGCAACAGCAGCATGGTCATTGGCGATTTGGGCAGCTTGCGGCGCGAGAGGGCGGAAGGCCGTGGCAGTGTTGAAATAGGCTGCGCACAGAAAGTATGGTAATCGATCCGCTCGGCATACCAGACGATTCTTGCGAGCGAGGCGCAAAGCGCGGCCATCGAGGCGGCGAGCATGCCGAAGCCATGAGCCTCCGCATGCATCGTCCATGCGCTTAGGGCGGCGTTTAATATAACAAATGAACTGCTGATCATAAGAACACCTTTCCGGTCGTCGAAGTAAAGAAGTAGAAGCATAATGACAAAAGCGATGATAAACAGATAATAGCTGAGTACGAGCACCATATAGATTTGCAGCTGCCCGGTGGAGAATCCGATCATCGGCAGCAGCTGAAAGCCAAGGGCTACGGAAATAACCGAGAAAATTAACTGCACCTCCATAATGAAGGCAATCTCCCGCATAAGCGTTTGCTGCATTTCCTTGCGGGCGGAAGCAAGGTCCGCAATGGTGCCTCCGGTCAGGATCAAGGTGTAATACTGTTTAAATTTCTCATAAAATGTCGTCTCCACCACCACGACAAACGTAACCAGCGTCGGCAGCACCGTAAGATAAGCATAGAACACCGGCGTATCGTAAAAGGGAGAGATCCGGTAACCGCCGGCGATCGCTTCATTCATCGGTCCCAGCCAGTATACAAAGCTGTGCACATAGACGCCGGCGTAGAAAAAGGTGCCAATCATCATCAAGGAAGGGTACCGGCGGACATAAGCCAGAAAGCTGAAATAAAGGCGGCAGTCGCGAGGCGGCAGATTCTTCTCGAGATGGATGCTTGTCAGCAGAATGACCGGAAAAAAGCCGATATCCATGGCAGCAAGCATGCCGGCCGCTGTCTTCCAGGGCGTAAACTCGGCCAGCAGCCAGGCACAGGCGATGCCTGCCAGCGCTCCGATGAGAAAGCTGCGCGTAATGCGCTTGTAGTCCTTCAGCACGGTCAGGAGCACGGCCTGCAGCCAGAGGACAATCAGCTCGCTGAACAGCAGCAGAGCGGCCATCTTATAGCCGGCGGGTGCCTGCACCCCGTGCAGGAACAGCCAAGCAACCAGCAGGCCGAGCGGCAGGCAAAGGGCGGACGAGCCGTAATAGGAAGACAGCAAATGCTCAGGCTGTTTTTTAAAGAGCATATCCGCCATAAAGCGGCTCAGCGTCATCGACAGGCCGCCGGTTATAAGGACGGAAAAAATGAAAGCGTAGACGACCGTCACCAGGAACAGCTCTTTGTCCGCATAGCTTCCTCCGGCGCGGGTCAGCAGAAAGTTGATGGCGATCACCATAATCATGCAAAGAACCATCGGACCGACGACGGTCATCGATGAGTAGCCGTAAGCCCGGAGCTGCCCGAACAAACTGTCGGAGCGGTATAACTTTCTTAATTCGAAGCCGATTCCCGCCATGCTGCCGCCTCCTCATACTGTTGGTACAACCCGCGGTAGTCACGGATAAATTGCTCATGCGTATACCGGGCCCGCACCCGCTTATAGCCGTTTCGTCCCATTTCTTCCCGCAGCGCGCGGCTTTTGCAGAGCGAGATGACGGCTGCGGCCATCTGGTCATAGTGCATCACCGGGACGACCACTCCGGCTTGACCGAAGTGATCGCTCACGCCGTACAGCAATTCCCGGCAGCTGCCGACGTCGGTCGTGACGCAGGGCTTGCCGGCCGCCATCGCCTCCAGTACGGCAAAAGGCATCCCTTCGCTGATGCTGGACAACAAAATGATATCCATCCGCGGAAGGTACTCCTGAACATTGACCTGGCCCGTGAAGTGAATATCGCGGACGCCAAGGTTCCGGACGAGCTGCCTGCATTCCTCGGAATACGTCTCGTCTTCCTCGGATGGTCCCATAATATATAACTCGGCCGCTGGGATTTGGCGTTTGACGAGCGCAAAGCTGTTGATCATCGTCTTGATGTCCTTGATGGGCACAAGCCGCACAATGGCGCCGATCCGCACCTGCGCATCCTCCCGCTCCGCGGGCGAAGGCGTTTCGTCCGCCATTTTCACCCCGTTCGGAATAATCCGTATTTTATTCGCGTCGCAGCCGATTTCAACCTGGATGGCGCGATTGCGCTCGAACAGCGAAATCACTTGATCGCTCATCGTATAAGCCGCTTCAGATAAATGGTAGAAATACTCGATCCACAGATCCTTGAAATAACCGAGCACCCAATCGGCCTTAATGATTTCCTCCTCCCGTTCCCGGGAGTAAATGCCGTGTTCGGTGAGCAGAAACGGCTTGTTGTACAGATGTTTGGCTAGCGCTCCGATGACGCCGGCATAGCCGGTCGAAACGCTATGGTACAGGTCGGCCTCCGGAATGGCGCTGCGGATCGTAAGAAAGAGCGGCAGCATCATGGAGCGGACGGTCCAGAACATTTCGGTAAAAGGAACCCGTGTGTACCGCTGCTCGCACAGTTCGACCACAAGGTCGAAAAAATGCTCGCTCATCATAATATCGGCGGCGGAAAGCTGCTTGTTCAAGCGCAAAAGGTCAAAAATCCCGGGCCAATCCACCGGTCCGTCTCCGCTGATCAGCGAACGGAGCGATTCCTGCTCACGGGCGTTCGGCCGAAACCGGTGCCGTTTGCTGCGCTGCTCATGCAGGTAACCGTCCAAAAAAATTTCGTGCACCTCCGTCAGGTTGGAAGGCAGCTTGTATTTAAACTTGCCGCGCTGCTTTTCCTCCGCGCCGATGGCAAACATAATAAACTCATGCTCCGGCAAATTTTGGGTAAGCGAGTGGATCCAGCTCGATACCCCGCCGGTGACGTACGGATAAGAACCTTCGGCAATCAGACAAATTCTCATGGTTAAGCCTCTTTCAGTTCAATGGTAAACGTTGGCTCCGATGCACGTACAAGGTAGACGCCGTCATCAATTTTGCGCACCTCGCAGTCGGAGAGACGGGCGATTTTTTTGGTCGTGCGCAGGAAAAACGACAGATTGCCCCCGTTCCCGGACACCGTCCCTTCAATGGAATTGCCGTTATGCTGCAATTGAATGCCGCTCGTCAATACGTTCTCTACAGCCACGGCTGCCTGGGCGGAAGTCTTGGCTTCGAGCCACGGATACGTCATCTGCAGCTCTTTCAGCATATCCGAAAAGTGCTCATATAACGACTCCCATTTCATGTCGTGGTTCCGGTCCTCGTCGATGAGATCGTCGGGATGGACAAAATGGGAAAAGTAGCCGTGCAACGTAAGCGCCGAGGCCGCGAACCAAGTCCCGTAGGGCTCATTCATATACCCGGATGTAATCCTCGGCATTTCCAATACCCCGTCCTTCGCCAATTCGAACTCCTGCACATAAGAGAAGCCGCTGGCATCCTCGCCGTACAGCGAGGCGACGACGGCGACCTCCGGCCAGCTTCGCTTAAGAGCCTGTCGTCCTTCCGGCCCCAATACATTCGAGGGCGGGACATAGGTCGATAACGTGTAATTCGGAAAGGAAGCTTTCGCAAAACGGAGAGCCTCGTCAATCGACAGTGACATATTTTCCGGCGAAGACCATGCTTTGTATCCGTAGTTTCTTGCCGTCGTTTCATCCATCGTAAGCGACTGGTGATTGTAGCCGTGCAGACCGAGTTCTCCGCCTTGCTTGAGCAGTTCGCGTCCAAATGCAATCAGCCCCTCGCGATCCGAATCCTCGGGCGAACTGAAGGGTGCAGCTACATTGTGATTGTAGGACTCGATGATCACTCCGCTGTACTTGACGTTGTATCGGCTCGCGGCCCGCAGCATATCCTTCCACCAGACATTCCGGTAAAATTCGGGCAGATCTCCTTTATAACGAGGAGAGATGTCCAGTTCGGTCTTCGCCGGCAAAGGGGCGGGAAAATCATCGATATACATCACCTTGGCGTTGAACACCGGATAGATAAAATCCGGCTGCAGCATGGAAATGGCACCGGCCAGCAGGCCGCGGTTGATTTTCTCCTGCAGCATCGTCCCGTTGAACACCGTGAAGCTGCCGCTTCCATAGCGGCGGCTCCAGAGCAGCGGTGTTCCGTCCGAAGTGGCGGCATGGATATGGCTGTCGGAATCCAGCTCGACTTGCAGCACGGTATTGGTTATGAAATCATCATCGATATGGAGGCCGGATTGTCCGATAATTACGTTATCATAAAGCCGAATACCAGTTTTCGACACCCAGTTGCCTGTATCCAGAATACCCAGTTTGCGCGACAGAAGGTAGTAGGCATCATCCGGCTCCGGCACAATCGTGAGAAGAACCGAACCTCCTTGCTCCACATAGGATGCGAGCCGATTGATATCTCCGATAAGGCGCAGAGACTCTAAGGAAATAATAACCGCCTGGCAGCCCCGGTAATCTGCACCCGCCTTACGGATGTCGGTCATTTGGACCGGTTTTTTCATATAACCGAGCACCCGGGATGCCTGCCCGTTCACCTTGGAGCTGAAAGCATCCGAACCGTTGTAAACCAGACAAAAAGGAGACCCGCCCGGCTGGGGAATGCCTGCCGAAGCGGCAGCCCGCATGCGCTGAGCCAGATCCCGGTTATCATTTTGGTTGCCGAATTTTTGGAAGAAGCTGGATTGTGTGAGCAGCAGGACGACCGCAATGACGGCAATGCCGCCAATAATCATATAGATGCTCGGGTTCAGCCGTATTTTTTCTCGAGCCATATCCTTTTTTACCCTCCTTTCGACCAATACCGGACAATGGTGATCGACTTATTGGACAACCGGATCGGTGAACGCTTGAGCTGTTCCAATGCCGCTTCAAGCTTATGGGGCAATCGGAGGACATAGTAGAGCTTGATCATGACAAGATAAGCTTCTTCCTTCTCAGGAAAACGTTCCATATATCGACCGGCCGTCTGTTCGGCCGAAGCATAGTCCCCGATTTCCAAATCCGCGTCCAGCTTCTCGATATAAGCGGTCTCCGCTTGCGGATCGGCGTCGATCCAGTGTCCGAGCACCTCCGAATAGGTTTGCCGAAGCTGAAGATAGGTCTGTCTGTCCAGAAAGCCGCTGCGAATATAGTCCCTCAGCACCTCGGCATAGGAGGCAAGCACTTCACGGTCGGTGCGGTTTTCTTCGTACTGAACCGCAAGTGCCTGAATGGTCAGGTTCAGCTTGCGCTTGATTTCCATAATGGCGCTTGCCGCGTAATGAGAGGTTTCGGTATCTTCATTGCTCACGGCAAGACGGAGCATTTCCAGGTGATCCAGCGACTGGGTTTTAAGCATATCGATCACGGCCTGTCTTCTCGAAGGCAGGTCGTTGATTGCAAGCGCCTCTTCAATCGAAACAACGTTCAGTTCCCGTTCCGTTTCCGGAGTATGCAGCTGTATGGACGCTGCTGAAGGAACGTCAAGAGAAGCGGCAGTCAACAATTCATTGAGCTGAAGTTCGCGCTGGGCGGTGTCCGTATCCCGTTGCGGACGCCTCCGGAAGAGCGGCAGCGTAAGGCCGACGACCGGGAAGGCGGCTGCAAACGAGAAGCGAACCCAGGCTTCCCGGGGACTGCGCCGGAAGCGCAGACCGATCATCAGGGCGCAGACGAGCAGATAAGCGATATAAAGGGCTTCAAACATACTCGGGACCTTCTTCGACGACTTTCATGTAAATGTTCTGTTTCTGGAAGCGTTCCAGCACAAATTGCGCTTCTTCCTTGTTTGTGTTGCTGAGCAGCACCAGCAGTTCACCGTTTCGGCCCATCCCCATATAATCGGTTTCGCGCAGCGACGCAACGATCCGGTCGGCGAGTTCGTCGGTACTGGAACCGTCTGCAAGCGACGTCAGCAAAATAAAGTCGAGGCCGTAGCGCGAGCTGGCCTTCTGCTTATTTATCACGATTTCGGCAAACACCTCGTGCCGGAGAACTTTGCCCTGCATCCCATCCACGTAGCGGATGGTGCCGACCGCTTCAATATACGAATGGGCGCGCGTCAACGCGGATGAAATGAGATCGACGGCGACTTTGAACAGATTTTGATAGTAAAGAGTGAACCGCTCGAACTCGATCGTATGGACAGAGACGAGGGCAACCGTCTGCCCGGCGCTGATGACGGGTGCCGCCAGCAGCGGGAGATCGGCCTTAAGGTCTTTGTTGACAAATAGCTGGTGGCTGACCAGCAGCTCGTTCAGATAGGGATAATCCTGCACTTTGACGGACTTCGCCACGTCAGTCATGCCGCTCGAGTGTGCTGCCAGCCGCAGAAAGTTCCCCTGCTTGTTGACCGTATGGATGGTGACGCTGTCCGTATTCATAATGGATTCCAGTACGCCGACTGCAGCGGTAAAAATCTGTTCGGGCTCCAGCGTCTCGAGCTCTTTCGTCACCGCATGCAGCTTGCCGAAGCTGTGGCCGTTCGTCAAAATTTGCTGCTGCAGCTCATCCTTGATGAGGCGTGTTTCATCAAAGATATGATGCAGAAAGCTGTACTTCTCCTCTGCTTCCAGCAGCTTCTCCTCTTGGCTCCGCAGCTTCCGGGTACGATGGTCGATGGAATATCCGACCACGAGTCCGGCAGACAGATAGACGGCAAGCTGAAAGAAAAATTCGGAGCTGTAGGTCAGCGCGATCAAGTCCCGTCCGGATTCCAGTTCCCGGTATATATAAAGCCCGAAGGCGAGTACCGTCGCCGGCATCGATTGGCGGCTTCCGTGCAGAAGGCCGATCAGCAGAATATACAGCAAACTATAGTCAAACGAATAGGATGAGACAGGCTGCAGCTTCAATGTGATCCAGAGAAGCACCGCAAAACAAAACAAATTCTCCAAGGAAGGCAGGAGCGGCTTTGCAAGCTTTGCAAGCTTCGCAAGCCGGTTCTTTAGATCAACACGCGTCTTGGCTTGTTCTCCCGGCTTCGCGTGATCCGCCCTATGGTTCTGCTTGAACCAGTCATAGGTTTTGCGGAGGCCCTCCTGCAGTGAATATTTGGGCACCCAATCGAGACTTTGGAAAATCCGGCGGTTGTCGAGCGCGGAACGGTATATATCACCTTCACGGGGCTGGCTGTAGGAAACGTCGATCGCGCCATGAAGCTGCTGCAGATGCTTGATCAAATCGGTAACCCGGTTTTCGGTACAGGTGGACAAGTTGAAAACGCCGCTCAACGAAGAATAGGAGGCGCGGTAGATCGCATCGGCTACATCTTCCACATAGATGAAATCCCGCGTTTGCCCCCCGTCGCCGTAAACGTGAATTTCTTTCTGAGCCAATACGCGCTCAATGAAGATGGATACGACCCCGCCTTCGCCGCCATTGCCCTGCTTTGGCCCGTAGACGTTGGAGAACCGAAAGCATAAGGTGTCCAGGCCGAACAGGTCCTTCCATTTTTCACAGTAGATTTCTCCAACCATCTTGTTGATTCCGTAAGGGGAGATGGGATTAAGGGCTGCATCCTCACGTATGGGAACCTCATCTGGAGCGCCGTATACCGCCGCGGATGAAGCGAAAATAAACTTCTTTATGCCGTATTTACGGGCCAAAGTGAGCATATTGGCGAGGCCGAGCACATTGGATTTGGCATCCAGCTCCGGCTGAATCATGGAGGTGGCCACACTTACTTGCGCGGCTAAATGGACGACGACATCAAAACGGTGGGCCCGGAAAATTTCGTCGCAGTTTCGATCCTCTACGTTCAATATATATCCCCGATGCTTGAATGGAACGTTGCTTTTGCTGCCGGAGGACAAATTATCGAGGATGAATACCTGGTCCCCCTCTTTATGAAACCGTTCCGCCACGAAAGAGCCGATAAATCCATACCCGCCGGTAATTAATATTTTCATCCATCAATCTCCCTTAAACGGTCTGATGTACTTTCAGGCTAGAATATTCTAGCAGTTATAAACATTTCTTAAAAGTATAAAATAGAAAAAGATGTAATTAAAGAGGTTAATCATTTTATTTACTATTGCTTCTCTATCAGCCTCTATTTACAATCGGATAAAGCATTATCGATGCGGATTGCCGCAGGAACATAAAACGGGGCGAGGACCGTATAACGAATAGAAAAAAGGAGCGCAACATGAATCGAAAATTTTGGTGCCGGACAGCGCTGCTTCTTCTGTCTGTGGGTATCCTGAGCGGTTATTCGTGCACGGTGCCGGCGAAGGAGGAGGCGGTCATCAGCAGTTACCCGTTGGAAACGGATCAGGTACTGAATAACCCTTACATGGGCTTTGTCGTGGACGCCAGAGACAACAATCGGGCAAGCCAGCCGTTCCGGCTTGTGCATGCCAATCTGTTTTGGAGGGAACTGGAGCCGCAGAAGGGGGTCTACAACTTCGAGGAACTGGAGCGGAAGTTCCGGTTCGAATACTGGAGGCAGCAAGGTGTAAAGCTTGTCATGCGAGTTGTGCTGGATTATCCGCGGGAAGAAAGCCATATGGATATTCCCGACTGGCTTTATGAGGAGACCGGTCGTCAGGGCGTATGGTACGCCATCGAGTACGGACGGGGATTCAGTCCGGATTACACCAATCCGCTCCTCATTTCATATCATGCCAAGCTGATCGCCGCTCTGGCAGACCGTTATCGGGACGACCCGTTTGTCGCCTTTATCCAGCTCGGAAGCATCGGCCATTGGGGCGAATGGCATACGATGGATCACGGACCGAACCCGATCGCATTTCCAAAGAGAAGCGTTACCGACCGGTACGTCATTCCATATTTGCAGGAGTTCACCGGCAAACACCTGTTGATGCGCCGGCCGACCGCCATCGCTGCGAAGCATGGAATGGGTCTGTTCAACGACGCCTTCGGCAATGAAGAAACGATTGCCGGCGGATTCCGGGATTGGTACATGAACGGTTACACGTCCTGGCTGACCGGTGAAAAAGAACCGGCAATGCCGGATTTTTGGAAAAAGTCTCCCAGCGGAGGGGAATTTAGCGAGCGTCTGGCCGCTTTTTCGGATGACCGCATTGAAGGGACGCTGCTTCAGGCCAAGCTGACTCACGTGTCCTGGATGGGGCCTTCCGCTCCCTGGAGGGCGGAAGCCGGAGGAGCCTATCAAGAAAATATCAATCGTTTCTTGAACGCAATCGGGTACCGCTTTGCCGTGACCAAAGCCGAATATGAGCAAGAAAGGAAGCCCGGCGAGACGCTGCATGTCAGGTATGTCATGGCCAACCGGGGCGCAGCACCGTTTTATTTCCGCTGGCCGCTGGAATTGAGCCTGTTCGATCAGAACGGCAGTATGGCGGCGTCAGTCCGCAGCTCCGCCGATATTCGCGCCTGGCTGCCGGGATTGCACCGCGGGGCTGTCTATTTAACCGTTCCGGCGGATCTGGCGCCCGGCACCTATGGGGTGCATGTTGCCATTTTGGACCCCGAAACAGGGAAACCCGGCATCGATTTTGCGATGGAGGGCCGTCAGCCGGACGGCCGGTACAGGCTCGGCACCGTAATGGTTGTCCAATAAGGAGAGAGGCATTCCATCCTTCCAGCCGGATGAATGAAGAACCAAGCGCATGGATCACGCGCTTGGTTCCTATAACGGCAGTCAACCGTTGGTTATTTCGGCAAAAATTCCGTTGTGAAGGCTTTTGTAACATCCTGCTCCTTCTTGAGAAGCTTGAGCTCCAACATTTGCTTCATCATCGTTTCCCAATGCTCTTTCGACATGTAGCCGGTTCCATTCACAGCCGCATCGCCGCCGTATACGAGATCCTCCATCGTCTTGGATGCGTAGGTCATCGCTTCCGCATTCAGATCCGGATTTTTCTCTTTAATAAACGGATTTACTTCTTCATAGTGGTCTTTATAGTAGTCCCAACCTTTAATGGAAGCTTCAACATACGCTTTCACGATATCGGGATGGTCTTTTATGTATGACTCGGTCGTAATCAAGATGTTATCGTAGGGTGCATAGCCGGAATCGGCGATCCATAGCAATCCGACTTCGACGCCTTCCTGCATGACATAAAAGGGCTCGTTTGTTCCATAGACCTGCGTGACAGACTTTTTGTCTGCGGTGAAGTTGGCCATCTGGCCGTTATAGACCATGTCTTGAACTTTGTCGAGCTTGTACCGGTTTTTAATATATTCCCAGTATGCAATACCGGGTTGCGTGTACACTTTGCGCCCGTTCAGGTCGGAGAAATCTTTGATCGGTTCCTCTTTGTGGTACATCAGAGCTTGAGGCGTTTTTTGAAAAATACCCGCCAATCCAACGACAGGAACCCCTGCCTCTCTCGCCATCAATAAGTCATCCGCCTTCATCATAGCGAATTGCACTTTACCCGAGGACAACAGTTGTACGGGATTGATTTGCGGGCCGCCCGGCTCGATCGTCATATCCAGCCCTGCATCTTTATAAAACCCTTTCATTAAAGCTGCAAACTGTCCGCCATGCTCGGGTTGAGGAAACCAACCTACGATCTGC carries:
- a CDS encoding ABC transporter substrate-binding protein produces the protein MHKSFFLTGLILLTVIAVTACGSNNSSAPSSSAPASSASPSNEPTTSASSSDDASKSLTKVTQIVGWFPQPEHGGQFAALMKGFYKDAGLDMTIEPGGPQINPVQLLSSGKVQFAMMKADDLLMAREAGVPVVGLAGIFQKTPQALMYHKEEPIKDFSDLNGRKVYTQPGIAYWEYIKNRYKLDKVQDMVYNGQMANFTADKKSVTQVYGTNEPFYVMQEGVEVGLLWIADSGYAPYDNILITTESYIKDHPDIVKAYVEASIKGWDYYKDHYEEVNPFIKEKNPDLNAEAMTYASKTMEDLVYGGDAAVNGTGYMSKEHWETMMKQMLELKLLKKEQDVTKAFTTEFLPK